The following coding sequences lie in one Silene latifolia isolate original U9 population chromosome 5, ASM4854445v1, whole genome shotgun sequence genomic window:
- the LOC141655766 gene encoding cytochrome P450 CYP72A219-like, with amino-acid sequence MEITLSSIVISLACVLVVTLSWSVLKWVWFNPKRWERILREQGFQGNPYRLLYGDSKDKARMTMEARSKPMSELSNDHFPRTQPFYHHTVKNYGKRCFMWNGPIPMVNISEPEAMREIFTKINEFQKPQVNPILKVVATGLVLLEGDKWAKHRKLLNPAFHMEKLKFMLPAFSASTTEMINTWDEMVSETGSCEVDVWPHLHKLSADVISRAAFGSSYEEGGRIFELITEQLKLAVPIINQLYIPGWRYVPTKVNKRIMQLDKEIKSLLMEIIKKRENAIKAGAKPKDDLLGVLLESNANKNHKIAISLEEVVDECKIFYLAGQETTSTLLVWTLILLGKHQDWQQRAREEVLNAFGDKAPDFHGLNQLKTVNMILQEVLRLYPPPTEANRTVCKDIKVGDIFLPAGVLVHMSLLHVQQDESIWGSDAKEFKPDRFSQGMSKATNGKMSFFAFGWGPRICIGSNFAMTEARLALVLILQRFSFDISPSYAHAPAVMATLQPQFGAPIILKRLSH; translated from the exons ATGGAAATAACGTTATCGTCAATTGTGATATCATTGGCTTGTGTTTTGGTGGTGACATTGTCATGGAGTGTGTTAAAATGGGTATGGTTTAATCCCAAGAGATGGGAAAGGATTCTTAGAGAACAAGGATTTCAAGGAAACCCTTACAGACTCTTGTATGGAGACTCTAAAGATAAAGCTCGGATGACTATGGAAGCTAGATCCAAACCCATGTCTGAATTATCGAATGATCATTTTCCTCGTACCCAACCTTTCTACCACCATACCGTGAAAAACTATG GTAAAAGATGTTTTATGTGGAATGGACCAATACCAATGGTGAACATTTCAGAGCCAGAAGCAATGAGGGaaatatttactaaaataaatgaaTTTCAGAAGCCACAAGTAAACCCAATTCTGAAGGTGGTGGCCACTGGTTTAGTTCTATTAGAAGGTGATAAGTGGGCTAAACATAGGAAGCTACTTAATCCAGCATTTCACATGGAGAAGTTGAAG TTCATGCTTCCAGCGTTTAGTGCAAGCACAACGGAGATGATCAATACATGGGATGAAATGGTGTCGGAGACTGGTTCATGCGAGGTAGACGTATGGCCACATCTTCATAAGTTATCCGCGGATGTCATTTCTCGAGCTGCTTTCGGAAGTAGCTATGAAGAAGGCGGAAGAATTTTTGAACTTATCACTGAGCAGCTTAAATTGGCGGTTCCAATTATTAATCAACTTTATATCCCTGGATGGAG GTACGTGCCAACAAAGGTAAATAAGAGAATAATGCAACTTGATAAGGAAATCAAGTCTTTGTTAATGGAGATAATTAAGAAGAGGGAAAACGCAATAAAAGCAGGAGCGAAGCCTAAGGACGACTTATTGGGCGTACTATTGGAGTCGAATGCTAACAAAAACCACAAGATTGCGATTAGTCTTGAAGAAGTGGTCGATGAGTGCAAGATCTTCTACTTAGCCGGTCAAGAGACCACTTCGACTTTGCTTGTTTGGACGTTGATTTTGTTGGGTAAGCATCAAGATTGGCAACAACGAGCTCGAGAAGAGGTCTTGAACGCATTTGGTGACAAAGCACCTGATTTCCATGGATTAAATCAACTTAAAACG GTGAACATGATACTACAAGAGGTATTGAGGCTATATCCACCACCAACAGAGGCAAATCGGACAGTTTGCAAAGACATCAAAGTCGGAGACATCTTTTTACCAGCCGGAGTTCTAGTTCACATGTCACTGCTCCATGTTCAACAAGACGAATCCATATGGGGTTCCGATGCTAAAGAATTCAAACCAGATAGATTTAGCCAGGGCATGTCCAAGGCTACAAACGGAAAGATGTCATTTTTTGCATTTGGTTGGGGACCTAGAATTTGCATAGGATCAAATTTCGCCATGACTGAAGCAAGATTGGCCTTGGTCCTGATTCTACAGCGTTTCTCTTTCGATATTTCGCCGTCTTATGCTCATGCCCCTGCTGTCATGGCCACACTTCAGCCTCAGTTTGGTGCTCCTATTATCTTGAAACGATTGAGTCATTAA